The following coding sequences are from one Streptomyces sp. NBC_00536 window:
- a CDS encoding helix-turn-helix domain-containing protein, protein MSDLEQLTQALARNLKKCRGERGFTLDALAARAGVSRGMIIQIEQARTNPSVGTTVKLADALGVSITTLLDHEPTPRVHVVLPGQAVRMWSTEGGSGSDMLLGDDRRGPLEMWAYRLEPGEGTASDPHPAGTVEMMHVTAGALTLLVDGQEYAVPAGGAVSFEANAPHAYRNDGPVPMEMTMAVSIPPLGRP, encoded by the coding sequence GTGTCGGATCTCGAACAGCTCACCCAGGCGCTCGCCCGGAACCTCAAGAAGTGCCGCGGCGAGCGGGGTTTCACCCTGGACGCGCTGGCGGCCCGCGCGGGGGTGAGCCGGGGGATGATCATCCAGATCGAGCAGGCCCGTACGAACCCCAGCGTCGGCACCACCGTCAAACTGGCCGACGCCCTCGGCGTCAGCATCACCACCCTCCTCGACCACGAGCCCACCCCCCGGGTGCACGTGGTGCTCCCGGGACAAGCGGTGCGGATGTGGTCGACCGAGGGCGGCAGCGGCAGCGACATGCTGCTCGGCGACGACCGGCGCGGGCCGCTGGAGATGTGGGCGTACCGGCTGGAGCCCGGCGAAGGCACCGCCTCGGACCCGCACCCGGCCGGCACCGTCGAGATGATGCACGTCACGGCCGGGGCCCTCACGCTCCTGGTCGACGGCCAGGAGTACGCCGTACCGGCGGGCGGAGCCGTGTCCTTCGAGGCGAACGCACCGCACGCCTACCGCAACGACGGCCCCGTCCCGATGGAGATGACCATGGCGGTGTCCATCCCGCCGCTGGGGCGCCCGTAG
- a CDS encoding DMT family transporter, translating to MTALFALATAILWGLADFGGGLLTRRIPALTVVVASQAVAVVVLGSIVLGTGAWREAGPQLWFAVAAGLVGPLAMLSFYKALALGPMGVVSPLGSLGVVVPVGVGLMLGERPGLGQIAGIAVALVGILLAGGPELRGAPVQRQALLLTLGAAFGFGAVMALISEASSGLTSLFLALFVQRVTNVAAGGAALWASARRGNPVLPAGGRSTLWSMLPALAFVGLADVAANGTYSVAAQNGPVTVAAVLSSLYPVITAFAAFALLKERLRTVQAAGAGLALAGTVLLAAG from the coding sequence ATGACCGCCCTGTTCGCCCTGGCCACAGCCATTCTGTGGGGTCTCGCCGATTTCGGGGGCGGATTGCTGACGCGCAGGATCCCGGCGCTCACCGTGGTCGTCGCCTCCCAGGCCGTCGCCGTCGTCGTGCTCGGCTCGATCGTGCTCGGCACCGGCGCGTGGCGCGAGGCCGGACCGCAGCTGTGGTTCGCGGTCGCCGCGGGCCTGGTGGGGCCCCTCGCCATGCTGAGTTTCTACAAGGCGCTCGCGCTCGGTCCGATGGGCGTGGTCTCGCCGCTCGGTTCGCTCGGGGTCGTCGTACCGGTCGGGGTCGGGCTGATGCTCGGCGAGCGGCCGGGGCTCGGCCAGATCGCGGGGATCGCGGTGGCCCTGGTGGGCATCCTGCTGGCGGGCGGGCCCGAGCTGCGCGGGGCGCCCGTACAGCGGCAGGCGCTGCTGCTCACCCTCGGCGCGGCCTTCGGCTTCGGCGCGGTCATGGCCCTCATCTCGGAGGCCTCCAGCGGGCTCACGAGCCTGTTCCTCGCCCTGTTCGTGCAGCGCGTGACCAATGTGGCGGCGGGCGGGGCCGCGCTCTGGGCCTCGGCGCGCCGCGGGAACCCGGTGCTCCCGGCGGGCGGCCGCTCGACGCTGTGGTCCATGCTGCCCGCGCTGGCCTTCGTCGGGCTCGCGGACGTCGCGGCCAACGGCACCTATTCGGTCGCCGCGCAGAACGGTCCGGTGACGGTGGCCGCCGTACTGTCCTCGCTGTACCCCGTCATCACCGCGTTCGCCGCCTTCGCCCTCCTGAAGGAACGGCTGCGCACGGTCCAGGCGGCGGGCGCCGGCCTCGCCCTGGCCGGCACCGTCCTGCTGGCCGCGGGGTAG
- a CDS encoding Pls/PosA family non-ribosomal peptide synthetase → MPTHPSGPLHRPAPAEAARGACHFGAPSAPARTLLDVLDATAAAHPRATALDTGAERLDYRTLTAEVAARAELLRRAGAGVGDRIGIRVPSGSAELYLAVLAVLRCGAAYVPVDADDPDERAATVFREAGVCLVLGADGAMAPGAVPPAGAGGAARRAPGPQDDAWIIFTSGSTGAPKGVAVTHRSAAAFVDAEAGLFLPERPLGPGDRVLAGLSVAFDASCEEMWLAWRHGACLVPAPRALVRAGHELGPWLVERGITVVSTVPTLAALWPADCLDRVRLLIVGGEACPAELVDRFAVGGREMWNTYGPTETTVVACAAQLRPGDPVRIGLPLDGWDLAVVDEAGEPVARGAEGELVIAGAGVARYLDPVKDADRFRPCPALGAARAYRTGDLVLADPDGLIFTGRADDQIKLGGRRVELGEIDAALSALPGVLGAAAAVHTTPAGGQVLAGYVVPAPGYDRARAREALARGLPAALVPVLAEIAELPTRTSGKVDRDALPWPLPGAAEPEPSGLPDATGREPLGPAEARLADVWAELLGTRPGPGSDFVALGGTSLTAARMASVLRERHPGVSVADLYRHPVLRDMAAHLAGLAPAADPSRSGSASSASSSAPSFSGEPVPRTAPPLRRRTGAAQILVQCALFGVTGLRGLVGLAAIDNVLAVLAPKAWTPYTSWWLVLAGWVVLFSAPSRFALGAAAARLLTRGITPGAHPRGGRVHLRLWAAERTVAAFGVPALLGTPWAAWYARSLGCTTGRDVALHAMPPVTGLAELGDGCAVEPEADLSGWWIDGATLRVGAVRVGAGARVGHRSMLMPGAVVGPGAELAGGACLDGEIPAGADWEGSPARPAAHQRPRPFAPEPFAPEAYEPYEPFAPEPTARVRGGRWKTAYAVSLGVLPLLPLVAAAPALVGTYYLIKECVTLGAVAWWLLLTVPVSTCVTTLGWILTVAAVVRLLGRGITPGDHPADGGVAWRVWLVHRLLGGARASLFPLYAGLATPLWLRLLGARVGRRTEISTVLTLPSLLTVEDGAFLADDVLAAPYELRGGRMRLGAVRIGRRAFVGNSGIVGPGRTVPDHALIGVLSDAPRRSEPGTSWLGRPTMPLPRVADTPDAGRTFEPAAPLVLARGLVELCRLVPLMCGLALAEGVLLAQQNALDSGGLWLAALVGAPLLLAAGVAAALTATAAKWMLVGRFRVTERPLWSSFVWRNELYDTFVESLAVPWLAGPFTGTPVLNWWLRSLGARIGRGVWCDTHWLPETDLIALGAGATVNRGCVLQTHLFHDRIMRMDTVDLAEGASLGPHSIVLPGSAVGAHASVGASSLVMRGETVPPATHWAGNPIAGAAAPAIE, encoded by the coding sequence TGGACGCGGACGACCCCGACGAGCGGGCCGCGACCGTCTTCCGGGAGGCGGGCGTCTGCCTGGTGCTCGGCGCGGACGGCGCGATGGCGCCGGGCGCGGTACCGCCCGCCGGGGCAGGTGGCGCCGCCCGCCGCGCCCCCGGCCCGCAGGACGACGCGTGGATCATCTTCACCTCCGGCTCCACGGGCGCCCCCAAGGGCGTGGCCGTCACCCACCGCAGCGCCGCCGCGTTCGTCGACGCCGAAGCCGGGCTGTTCCTGCCGGAACGCCCGCTGGGCCCCGGCGACCGGGTGCTCGCCGGACTGTCGGTGGCCTTCGACGCCTCCTGCGAGGAGATGTGGCTGGCCTGGCGCCACGGCGCCTGCCTGGTCCCGGCCCCGCGGGCGCTCGTACGGGCCGGGCACGAGCTGGGTCCCTGGCTCGTCGAGCGGGGCATCACCGTCGTCTCGACCGTGCCCACGCTCGCCGCACTGTGGCCCGCCGACTGCCTGGACCGGGTCCGGCTGCTCATCGTCGGCGGCGAGGCCTGCCCCGCCGAACTCGTCGACCGGTTCGCGGTCGGCGGGCGCGAGATGTGGAACACCTACGGCCCCACCGAGACCACCGTCGTGGCCTGCGCCGCCCAGCTGCGGCCCGGCGACCCCGTGCGCATCGGACTGCCCCTGGACGGCTGGGACCTGGCCGTCGTCGACGAGGCCGGGGAGCCGGTCGCCCGCGGCGCCGAGGGCGAACTGGTCATCGCCGGGGCCGGCGTCGCCCGCTACCTCGACCCCGTCAAGGACGCGGACCGCTTCCGGCCCTGCCCCGCGCTGGGCGCAGCCCGCGCCTACCGGACCGGTGACCTGGTGCTGGCCGACCCCGACGGCCTGATCTTCACCGGGCGGGCCGACGACCAGATCAAACTCGGCGGCCGCCGGGTGGAACTCGGCGAGATCGACGCCGCGCTCAGCGCCCTGCCCGGGGTCCTGGGGGCCGCCGCGGCCGTGCACACCACCCCGGCGGGCGGTCAGGTGCTCGCCGGGTACGTCGTCCCCGCGCCCGGATACGACCGTGCGCGGGCCAGGGAGGCACTGGCCCGGGGGCTGCCCGCGGCGCTGGTCCCGGTGCTCGCCGAGATCGCCGAACTGCCCACCCGAACCTCCGGCAAGGTCGACCGGGACGCCCTGCCGTGGCCGCTCCCGGGCGCCGCGGAGCCGGAGCCGTCCGGGCTGCCGGACGCCACCGGCCGGGAGCCGCTCGGTCCGGCCGAGGCGCGGCTGGCCGACGTCTGGGCGGAACTGCTCGGCACCCGCCCCGGGCCCGGATCCGACTTCGTCGCGCTGGGCGGCACCAGCCTGACCGCCGCCCGGATGGCCTCCGTGCTGCGCGAGCGCCACCCCGGGGTCTCGGTCGCGGACCTCTACCGGCACCCCGTGCTGCGGGACATGGCCGCGCATCTGGCGGGCCTCGCCCCGGCGGCGGACCCGTCGCGGTCGGGGTCGGCCTCGTCGGCTTCGTCGTCCGCCCCGTCGTTCTCGGGGGAGCCGGTCCCGCGGACGGCGCCGCCGCTGCGCCGCCGGACCGGCGCGGCCCAGATCCTCGTCCAGTGCGCCCTGTTCGGGGTGACCGGGCTGCGCGGGCTGGTCGGCCTGGCGGCCATCGACAACGTCCTCGCCGTGCTGGCCCCCAAGGCCTGGACCCCGTACACCTCGTGGTGGCTGGTGCTGGCGGGGTGGGTGGTGCTGTTCAGCGCCCCGTCCCGGTTCGCCCTGGGCGCGGCCGCCGCGCGGCTGCTGACCCGGGGGATCACCCCCGGGGCCCACCCGCGCGGGGGCAGGGTGCACCTGCGGCTGTGGGCCGCGGAGCGGACCGTGGCCGCCTTCGGAGTCCCCGCGCTGCTCGGCACCCCGTGGGCCGCCTGGTACGCGCGCTCGCTCGGCTGCACGACGGGGCGCGACGTGGCCCTGCACGCCATGCCGCCGGTGACCGGGCTCGCCGAGCTGGGCGACGGCTGCGCGGTCGAGCCCGAGGCGGACCTGTCCGGGTGGTGGATCGACGGCGCGACCCTGCGGGTGGGGGCGGTACGGGTGGGCGCCGGGGCCCGGGTGGGGCACCGGTCGATGCTGATGCCGGGTGCCGTGGTCGGACCCGGCGCCGAACTCGCCGGGGGCGCCTGCCTGGACGGCGAGATCCCCGCGGGCGCCGACTGGGAGGGCTCCCCGGCCCGCCCGGCCGCACATCAGCGGCCGCGGCCGTTCGCTCCGGAACCGTTCGCTCCGGAAGCGTACGAGCCGTACGAGCCGTTCGCGCCGGAGCCGACCGCGCGGGTGCGCGGCGGGCGCTGGAAGACCGCCTACGCCGTGTCCCTCGGCGTGCTCCCGCTGCTGCCGCTCGTCGCCGCCGCGCCCGCGCTCGTCGGGACGTACTACCTGATCAAGGAGTGTGTGACCCTCGGGGCGGTCGCCTGGTGGCTGCTGCTCACCGTGCCCGTCTCGACCTGCGTCACCACCCTCGGCTGGATCCTCACCGTGGCCGCCGTCGTCCGGCTCCTCGGCCGTGGCATCACCCCCGGTGACCACCCCGCCGACGGCGGCGTCGCCTGGCGGGTCTGGCTGGTGCACCGGCTGCTCGGCGGCGCCCGGGCGTCCCTCTTCCCGCTGTACGCGGGCCTCGCCACCCCCCTGTGGCTGCGGCTGCTCGGAGCCAGGGTCGGCCGCCGGACGGAGATCTCCACGGTCCTGACCCTGCCCTCGCTCCTCACGGTCGAGGACGGGGCCTTCCTGGCCGATGACGTGCTGGCCGCCCCCTACGAACTGCGCGGCGGCCGGATGCGGCTGGGCGCGGTCCGGATCGGGCGTCGCGCCTTCGTCGGCAACTCCGGCATCGTCGGGCCCGGCCGCACCGTCCCCGACCACGCGCTGATCGGGGTGCTCTCCGACGCCCCCCGCCGCAGCGAGCCCGGCACCTCCTGGCTCGGGCGTCCGACGATGCCGCTGCCGAGGGTGGCGGACACCCCGGACGCGGGACGCACCTTCGAGCCCGCCGCGCCGCTGGTCCTGGCCCGCGGGCTCGTCGAACTGTGCCGGCTGGTCCCGCTGATGTGCGGACTGGCGCTGGCGGAGGGTGTCCTGCTCGCCCAGCAGAACGCCCTCGACTCGGGCGGCCTCTGGCTCGCGGCCCTGGTCGGCGCGCCCCTGCTGCTGGCCGCGGGGGTGGCGGCCGCGCTGACGGCGACCGCCGCGAAGTGGATGCTCGTAGGCCGCTTCCGGGTGACCGAACGCCCCCTGTGGAGTTCCTTCGTCTGGCGCAACGAGCTGTACGACACCTTCGTGGAGTCCCTGGCCGTGCCGTGGCTGGCCGGGCCCTTCACCGGGACGCCCGTGCTCAACTGGTGGCTGCGCAGCCTGGGGGCCCGGATCGGCCGGGGCGTGTGGTGCGACACGCACTGGCTGCCGGAGACGGATCTGATCGCGCTCGGGGCGGGGGCGACCGTCAACCGCGGCTGTGTGCTCCAGACACACCTGTTCCACGACCGGATCATGCGGATGGACACGGTCGATCTCGCCGAGGGCGCCTCGCTCGGCCCGCACAGCATCGTGCTGCCGGGCAGCGCGGTCGGCGCCCACGCTTCGGTCGGTGCCTCCTCCCTCGTGATGCGCGGCGAGACGGTCCCGCCGGCGACCCACTGGGCGGGCAACCCGATCGCCGGGGCCGCCGCCCCCGCCATCGAATGA